The following are encoded together in the Enterobacteriaceae endosymbiont of Plateumaris braccata genome:
- the murI gene encoding glutamate racemase, translated as MNNKLLHFKCKITIFIFDSGVGGISVYSQIKKIFPEIHFIYLLDNKFFPYGIKSKNYIYKRCVKILKKISYHYYISLAIIACNTASVSSIPIIQNYFSFPIIGVTPVIKDSINITNNGVIGIIATKTTLENYYVKNKIEDFRQNCIIEVLSSQELVFLSEKKIQGLNISLKKIKKIFQPWYNLKIFPDTIILGCTHFPLILDELKKILPKNIKFLDSSIYILSKIKKIITKNKFLFNTQKNIILYTKYTVKIKKIKKYLISQGFNFFKKIKIN; from the coding sequence ATGAATAATAAATTATTACATTTTAAGTGTAAAATAACAATTTTTATTTTTGATTCAGGAGTAGGTGGAATATCAGTATATAGTCAAATAAAAAAAATATTTCCTGAAATACATTTCATATATTTATTAGATAATAAATTTTTTCCTTATGGAATAAAATCTAAAAATTATATTTATAAACGTTGTGTAAAAATATTAAAAAAAATTTCATATCATTATTATATTTCATTAGCAATAATAGCATGTAACACAGCCAGTGTTTCTAGTATTCCTATAATACAAAATTATTTTTCTTTTCCAATAATAGGAGTTACTCCAGTTATAAAAGATTCTATTAATATAACAAATAATGGTGTAATTGGTATTATTGCAACAAAAACAACATTAGAAAATTATTATGTAAAAAATAAAATTGAAGATTTTCGTCAAAATTGTATTATAGAAGTTTTATCTTCTCAAGAATTAGTTTTTTTATCTGAAAAAAAAATACAAGGATTAAATATATCTTTAAAAAAAATTAAAAAAATATTTCAACCTTGGTATAATTTAAAAATTTTTCCAGATACTATAATATTAGGTTGTACTCACTTTCCTTTAATTCTTGATGAGTTAAAAAAAATTTTACCTAAAAATATTAAATTTTTAGATTCTAGTATTTATATACTATCTAAAATAAAAAAAATTATAACAAAAAACAAATTTTTATTTAATACACAAAAAAATATAATTCTATATACAAAATATACAGTAAAAATAAAAAAAATAAAAAAATATTTAATTAGTCAAGGATTTAATTTTTTTAAAAAAATTAAAATAAATTAA